From Rissa tridactyla isolate bRisTri1 unplaced genomic scaffold, bRisTri1.patW.cur.20221130 scaffold_37, whole genome shotgun sequence, one genomic window encodes:
- the LOC128903492 gene encoding olfactory receptor 14J1-like, which yields MSNGSSITHFLLLAFADMRELQLLHFWLFLGIYLAALLGNGLIITAVACDHRLHTPMYFFLLNLALLDLGCISTTLPKAMANSLWDTRAISFSGCAAQVFFFAFLISAEFYLLTIMSYDRYVAICKPLHYGSLLGSRACVHMAAAAWGSGFLYALLHTANTFSISLCQGNGLDQFFCEIPQILKLSCTDSDYLREVGLIVFGACLFFTCFVFIVVSYVQIFRAVLRIPSEQGRHKAFSTCLPHLVIVSLFISTAVFAYLKPSSISSPSLDLVLSILYSVLPPAVNPLIYSMRNQELKGALRKLIGH from the coding sequence atgtccaacggcagctccatcacccacttcctcctcctggcattcgcagacatgcgggagctgcagctcttgcacttctggctcttcctgggcatctacctggctgccctcctgggcaatggcctcatcatcactgccgtagcctgtgaccaccgcctccacacccccatgtacttcttcctcctcaacctcgccctcctcgacctgggctgcatctccaccactctgcccaaagccatggccaactccctctgggacaccagggccatctccttctcgggatgtgctgcccaggtctttttctttgccttcttgatctcagcagagttttatcttctgacaatCATgtcctacgaccgctacgttgccatctgcaaacccctgcactatgggtccctcctgggcagcagagcttgtgtccacatggcagcagctgcctggggcagtggctttctctatgctctgctgcacacagccaatacattttcaatatctctctGTCAAGGAAATGGCCTAGaccaatttttctgtgaaatcccccagatcctcaagctctcctgcacagactcggactacctcagggaagttgggcttattgtgtttggtgcctgtttattctttacgtgttttgttttcattgtggtgtcctatgtgcagatcttcagggctgtgctgagaatcccctcagagcagggacggcacaaagccttttccacgtgcctccctcacctggtcaTTGTCTCCCTGTTTATCAGCACTGCTGTATTTGCCTACCTGAaaccctcctccatctcctcaccatccTTAGATCTGGTGCTGTCAATTCTGTACTCGgtgttgcctccagcagtgaaccccctcatctacagcatgaggaaccaggagctcaagggtgccctgaggaaactgattggacat